Part of the Bacillus cabrialesii genome is shown below.
AAAGCGCCACAACAACGGCGATAGAGCCGACGTAAAAGACGATAATGCGCCATACAACGGATCGGGTCGCTTTTGTCACCGATTCGATCGGGTTGGCTGTCTCTCCGGCTGCAATGGCGACAATTTCTGTTCCCATAAAGGAGAAGATGACAACGACAATGCCGAGCAATACGGAGCTGATGCCTTCCGGGAAAAATCCGCCTTTGCCTGTGATATTGGATAAACCGACTGGCTCACTGCCTGGCGCAAAGCCAAAAATAAAGGCAAAACCAACGATGAGAAAAGCGATAATAGTAACAACTTTAATGAGGGAGAACCAATATTCAAACTCACCGAAAGACTTAACGGAGTAGACGTTTGTCAGGGTGAGTACGATCGTCAAGATCAAACTTGTCAGCCATAGCGGAATATCATGAAACCAATATTGAATAATGCCGGCACCGGCAATGGCTTCGATGGCGATGACAATCACCCAGAAAAACCAATACAGCCAGCCGATTGTAAATCCTGCCCAAGGTCCGATGGCATCGTGAGCGTATTGAGAAAACGATCCGCTCGTCGGGTTTACGGCGGACATTTCACCGAGCATTCTCATGATAAAAATGACCAATAATCCGGCTAACGCGTAAGAAACAATGGCGCCGGGCCCGGTTGAGTGAATCACTGAACCACTGCCTACAAATAGGCCGGCTCCGATCACGCCCGCAATCGAAATCATGGTCATATGGCGGGTCTTTAATTCTTTTTTTAATCCTGATTGAGACTGGTTCATAAGTTACCTCCTTTAAAAATGTATATGTTACTGAATATTATGATAATTGAAACTCTATCATAAATATACAGTTTGTCGAAAATTCATGTAAGAAAATATAACAGTTTATTTCAAATTTGTAGGGTTTGTTTGCTGGGTTTTCGGCGGATATGCTTGGAGTAAAAGAAAAAAATGTTTCAGCATGTATTTGTTTTTTTTGATATGGTATTTTTTTCAATCATGTTAGATTGCCAGAAGTGTTGTTGGCATTGGGTTTGGGAGGCTTTTTGAGAATAGAAAATAAATTGATTTAAAGAAAAAAAGTTCTATCGTCACTATTTTCCTGTGGCGGGTGAATCATGTTTCTGTAGACCCACTGCGGTTCAGCTTTGTATCATAATAATAGGAAAACGTGCGGAGAGGAGGTTTTTTGTATGGAGAGATATGATGAATTGAAAAAGGGAGAATCCGGGGCGCTGGTCAGTATTGCTGCTTATCTTGTTCTATCCGCGATGAAGCTGATTATCGGTTATATTTTTCACTCAGAAGCACTTACTGCGGACGGTTTGAATAATACAACTGACATTATTGTTTCGGTGGCTGTGCTGATCGGCTTGCGCATCTCTCAAAAGCCTCCTGACGAAGATCACCTATATGGCCACTTTCGGGCGGAAACGATCGCATCGCTTATCGCATCCTTTATTATGATGGTTGTCGGATTACAAGTGCTGTTCAGCGCCGGTGAATCTATTTTTTCTGCTGCACAAGAGACGCCGGATATGATTGCGGCTTGGACGGCAGCGGGCGGAGCAGCCGTGATGCTTGCAGTCTATCAGTACAATAAAAGGCTGGCCAAAAAAGTGAAAAGCCAGGCGCTTCTTGCCGCGGCTGCTGATAATAAATCAGATGCATTCGTCAGTATCGGCACGTTTATCGGAATTGTGGCTGCGCAATTCCACCTTGCCTGGATTGATACGGTCACGGCGTTTGTGATTGGTCTTCTCATTTGCAAAACGGCATGGGATATTTTTAAAGAATCATCCCACTCTTTGACAGATGGCTTCGACGTAAAGGACATTTCAGCTTATAAACAGACGATCGAAAAGATCTCGGGTGTGAGCCGATTAAAAGACATTAAAGCGAGATACTTGGGCAGTACAGTCTATGTTGATGTGGTGGTTGAAGTATCCGCCGATTTAAATATTACGGAAAGTCATGATATTGCCAATGAAATTGAGCGGAGAATGAAGGAGGAGCATGCAATTGATTATTCGCATGTTCATATGGAGCCTTTAGAACACAAATAATTGAGCTTCCTGTCACAGGAGGCTTTTTTGTGTGATTTTTCCTGATTTATTGGAAACAATTTGCTAGAATCGTTTTTTTATACAGATCGCTTTTTGTGGTAAAGTTAGGTTACAATATGAAGAATTTTGTAGATGACTAGGAGGAAAAGAATGGCATACCAAGAAGACCTGCATCCTTTGCTGGGGAAAGCAGTTGAACATATGAATAGAGTAATGGTTGGAAAACGAGACACCGCCATACTCAGCTTAGCAGCCATTCTAGCCAAAGGGCATGTGCTGCTTGAGGATGTACCCGGAGTCGGAAAAACGATGATGGTCCGCGCGCTGGCAAAGACAATCGGCGCTGATTTCAAAAGAATCCAATTCACTCCGGATTTGCTGCCATCTGATGTAACAGGCGTATCCATCTATAATGCGAAAACGATGGAATTTGAATACCGTCCCGGCCCGATTATGGGAAATATCGTGCTGGCTGATGAAATCAACCGCACCTCACCGAAGACACAGTCGGCTTTGCTTGAAGCGATGGAGGAGGGAAGCGTAACGGTAGATGGCCATACGATGCCGCTTGCCGCTCCGTTTTTTGTGATGGCAACGCAAAATCCGGTCGAATATGAAGGAACCTATCCTTTGCCGGAAGCCCAGCTTGACCGTTTTTTATTCAAGCTTCGCATGGGTTATCCGTCCTTTCATGAGGAGCTGGACGTCCTATCTCTTCAGGAAAAAAACCATCCGATTGAGACGCTTGAGCCGGTCATTGCAAAAGAAGACTTCATCCGTTTGCAGCGGGAAGTGCAAAATGTCCGCGCTGATGACAGCATAAAGGAATACATAGTTGAAATCGTGCAGAAAACGAGACAGCATGCTTCTGTTCAATTAGGCGTCAGTCCGCGCGGTTCAATCGCTCTCATGAAAGCGGCCCAAGCCTACGCGCTGCTGCATGATCGTGACTATGTCATTCCTGATGATATTCAATATTTGGCGCCTTTTACGCTTCCGCACCGTATGCTGCTGCGGCCAGAGGCGAAGTTTGAAGGAATCGAGGCAGAAACGATCATACGGGAGATCATGTCAGCTGTGAAGGTGCCGGTTCAAAGGTCGTCGGTCCGCTGATGAACAAGAAATTGCAATGGTTTGTATATGGGTGGAAGCTGATTGTATTAACGTTATTGACAGCTGCTGTTTTTTCTTATGCGATGTTTCAGGGCGGCTTTGTCAGCTGGTTTTTGTTTTATGCGTTTCTCCCTTTTGTCGTGTATGCCGGACTGCTGGCGTTATACCCGCTCCGCTCTTTTCAGGCTTCACGGCAAATGGCCAAAACACAATTGCATGCTGGGGACAGGCTGGGCGTGTCGGTTACGCTGAAAAGGAAGCTTCCGTTTCCCTTGATGTATATGGTGATTGAAGATTGTCTGCCAGAAGGAATCGAGTCATTAAACCCCGACGAAGCCGCGACCAAACGGCTCGTTTTTCCTTGGTTTAAACGGAGTATGACGATGTCGTATGAGTTAGCTCGGGTACCGCGCGGAGAGCATCATTTTCATGCTGTCAGGGTGCGGACCGGGGATGTTCTCGGCTTGATTGAAAAAACAGCTTTTTATGAGCTGGAGGATACCCTGTTTGTTTATCCATTCTTTGAGCGTCTTCCTTATCAAGTGAATGAAAGGCATCAGGAAGACGGTGTAAGCGGATCTTTTCCGGTTTATCAGCATCATTCCGCAGTCGCAGCAAGTGTGCGGAATTATCAGCCGGGGGACCGGTTTGCCGCATTAGACTGGAAGACCTCTGCGCGGCGGAGCCAGCTGATGACGAAGGAATTTGAACCGTCTCGAAGCAAAAATCTGTTTCTTCTGATGGACCGTTTTTCCTCTGAAGCATTCGAAGAGGTCGTTTCTGTGACGGCTTCGATTCTTCACTCCGCTTTGAAAAACGGCGCGGGAGCAGGCTTGGCCTCCGTCGGAAAGGAAAAAACGATGTTTCCTATTCAGGAGGGGGAGCAGCATTTTCAGCACATGCTTCGTCATTTAGCTGTCGCTCATTGTGATGCGGACGACCCGGTAAGCCGTTACGTACGAGAGGAGCTGGGAAAGCCGTCTGTTCGTCAGGCTGATAAAGTGATCGTCACGGGACTGATCACGGAAGATTTGCTGAACATCGCAGAAACAGGGGCTACAGTGATACTGGCAAAAGAGAAAGATGCTGAGCTTTCTCAAGCTGAAAACGTCTTGATCGAACGCATGATGAAACGTCAAATCAGAGTTCAGGTCATAAGGGGCGGACGAGTTTCGCGTGTTGTTTAGAAAGAGAGGTGACGGGTGCACATGCCGCACGATGATCAGAAGGGAAGCCGTTTGAGCTTGCTATTATTTTATTTTCTGGCGTTTTTATTGCTGTGGGAGTGGCTCAGGCCGCTTGACAGTTTTACAAATACGAAACATACAGGCTTTTTTATTGTCTTTATCGGCTTGACGTTTCTGCTGACTTTTTTCAGGATGAGGTGGTTTGTCACCGTTCCTTTTTGTGTCCTATTTACGTTAATCTCGATACACATCCTGTTTTATCAAGGTTCTATATTTGACTTGAGCTGGATCAGCTCTTTTTTGAAGGATGTCTATTTGAATATCACGCTGATTCAATCAGGGCAATGGAATGATATGATTCCTTCATTTCGGACCCTGCTGTTTTTTGTGCTGCTGTGGCTTTTGGTCTATCTCCTTCATTATTGGGTGATTTACCAGAGAAGGATCTTGTTTTTCTTTATGATGACAGTAGCGTATATTACGATTCTTGATACCTTTACGCCATATGATGCCACGTTTGCCGTCATCCGTATCGTGCTGATCGGCTTCTTTATGCTGGGCCTTTTATATTTAGAACGCATCAAGCTGGTGGAAAGAATCACGCTGCCAAAAACATCTATCCTGAAATGGTTTCTTCCTTTATCTTTATTGATATTGGCTGCGGTGGGATTCGGACTTGCCGCTCCGAAGTCAGAGCCGGCTTGGCCTGATCCGGTGCCCTTTCTTAAAAAAATCACGAATCAAGATCGTGTGCCGGCTGGAGAAAGCAAAATCGGCTACGGAAACCATGATGAATCACTTGGAGGTCCATTTCAGCAGGATGATACACCTGTTTTTACATGGCAGGGAAAAGAGCGTACGTATTTCCGTGTGGAAACGAAGGATACGTATACCGGAAAAGGCTGGATTGAAACAGACACAGGCATGTCATATCAGCTTAGCGGAGGAAAAATTGAAAATCTGTGGTTTGACCACAAGGTTGCGACAGAGCGCAGCACCGTCCGCGTAAAAGTCGATGAGCACTACGGATATAACCATGTGATGTATCCAATCGGTGCGGCAGCCATTCAGTCAAAGCAGGCTGTCTCACTTGAAATGAACGGGAACACGGAACAAATTTCTCCGATCAGTGAACAAGCCGGTGAGATCAGAAATATGGGGAGCTATACGGTAACGTACAATTCTCCGGCCTACAAGCTGGATGAGCTGAGAAAGGTAAAAGTGAGAAACAACAGTGAGGAATACACATTCAGCGACCGCTATATGCAGCTGCCTGATTCACTGCCTGAGCGGGTGAGAACCCTTGCGATCAAGCTGACCCAGGATCACGATAATATGTTTGATAAGGTGAAAGCGGTTGAGGACT
Proteins encoded:
- the gabP gene encoding GABA permease — its product is MNQSQSGLKKELKTRHMTMISIAGVIGAGLFVGSGSVIHSTGPGAIVSYALAGLLVIFIMRMLGEMSAVNPTSGSFSQYAHDAIGPWAGFTIGWLYWFFWVIVIAIEAIAGAGIIQYWFHDIPLWLTSLILTIVLTLTNVYSVKSFGEFEYWFSLIKVVTIIAFLIVGFAFIFGFAPGSEPVGLSNITGKGGFFPEGISSVLLGIVVVIFSFMGTEIVAIAAGETANPIESVTKATRSVVWRIIVFYVGSIAVVVALLPWNSANILESPFVAVLEHVGVPAAAQIMNFIVLTAVLSCLNSGLYTTSRMLYSLAERNEAPRRFMKLSKKGVPVQAIVAGTFFSYIAVVMNYFSPDTVFLFLVNSSGAIALLVYLVIAVSQLRMRKKLEKTNPEALKIKMWLFPFLTYLTIIAICGILVSMAFISSMRDELLLTGVITGIVLISYLVFRKRKESAKAAAKPVTQQQPDILP
- the mneS gene encoding manganese transporter MneS — its product is MERYDELKKGESGALVSIAAYLVLSAMKLIIGYIFHSEALTADGLNNTTDIIVSVAVLIGLRISQKPPDEDHLYGHFRAETIASLIASFIMMVVGLQVLFSAGESIFSAAQETPDMIAAWTAAGGAAVMLAVYQYNKRLAKKVKSQALLAAAADNKSDAFVSIGTFIGIVAAQFHLAWIDTVTAFVIGLLICKTAWDIFKESSHSLTDGFDVKDISAYKQTIEKISGVSRLKDIKARYLGSTVYVDVVVEVSADLNITESHDIANEIERRMKEEHAIDYSHVHMEPLEHK
- a CDS encoding AAA family ATPase, with product MAYQEDLHPLLGKAVEHMNRVMVGKRDTAILSLAAILAKGHVLLEDVPGVGKTMMVRALAKTIGADFKRIQFTPDLLPSDVTGVSIYNAKTMEFEYRPGPIMGNIVLADEINRTSPKTQSALLEAMEEGSVTVDGHTMPLAAPFFVMATQNPVEYEGTYPLPEAQLDRFLFKLRMGYPSFHEELDVLSLQEKNHPIETLEPVIAKEDFIRLQREVQNVRADDSIKEYIVEIVQKTRQHASVQLGVSPRGSIALMKAAQAYALLHDRDYVIPDDIQYLAPFTLPHRMLLRPEAKFEGIEAETIIREIMSAVKVPVQRSSVR
- a CDS encoding DUF58 domain-containing protein, coding for MNKKLQWFVYGWKLIVLTLLTAAVFSYAMFQGGFVSWFLFYAFLPFVVYAGLLALYPLRSFQASRQMAKTQLHAGDRLGVSVTLKRKLPFPLMYMVIEDCLPEGIESLNPDEAATKRLVFPWFKRSMTMSYELARVPRGEHHFHAVRVRTGDVLGLIEKTAFYELEDTLFVYPFFERLPYQVNERHQEDGVSGSFPVYQHHSAVAASVRNYQPGDRFAALDWKTSARRSQLMTKEFEPSRSKNLFLLMDRFSSEAFEEVVSVTASILHSALKNGAGAGLASVGKEKTMFPIQEGEQHFQHMLRHLAVAHCDADDPVSRYVREELGKPSVRQADKVIVTGLITEDLLNIAETGATVILAKEKDAELSQAENVLIERMMKRQIRVQVIRGGRVSRVV
- a CDS encoding DUF4129 domain-containing transglutaminase family protein; translated protein: MPHDDQKGSRLSLLLFYFLAFLLLWEWLRPLDSFTNTKHTGFFIVFIGLTFLLTFFRMRWFVTVPFCVLFTLISIHILFYQGSIFDLSWISSFLKDVYLNITLIQSGQWNDMIPSFRTLLFFVLLWLLVYLLHYWVIYQRRILFFFMMTVAYITILDTFTPYDATFAVIRIVLIGFFMLGLLYLERIKLVERITLPKTSILKWFLPLSLLILAAVGFGLAAPKSEPAWPDPVPFLKKITNQDRVPAGESKIGYGNHDESLGGPFQQDDTPVFTWQGKERTYFRVETKDTYTGKGWIETDTGMSYQLSGGKIENLWFDHKVATERSTVRVKVDEHYGYNHVMYPIGAAAIQSKQAVSLEMNGNTEQISPISEQAGEIRNMGSYTVTYNSPAYKLDELRKVKVRNNSEEYTFSDRYMQLPDSLPERVRTLAIKLTQDHDNMFDKVKAVEDYLGSNAFTYETENVTIPKDDEDYVDQFLFETKMGYCDNFSSAMVVLLRSAGIPARWIKGYTSGEYKEAGNKNGSIYEVTNNNAHSWVEVYFPEQGWVTFEPTKGFTNPAEFTSSDTKDSGSQNSSSPKKTKEEQKEEKKQPEKEEKQKEKQEPAVSKKPSASHTNAGSGWYLAFAVLAVLMVAAVLLYVFRSLWIPVFVVRKLKRRSDQHVFFEAYGALLKQLKRRGLPKRDSETLRDYAKRIDGKYDSQDMSKLTFRYERALYRNEDSASLWNDSRELWENLIKRRWS